CTTGTTACAGAAAAATAGAGAAGAAGTTTTGCATCAAGGGTTTTGTTGCAAAAAATAGAGAAGAATATTTTTTTTGCAACAGGGTCTTGTTACGGTATATCATAGAAGAGAAGATTTTGCAACAGAGGTCTTGTTACACAAAATTAGAGAAGAAGGAATTTTGTAACATGTCTCTGCtgcagaaagttagagaagaaaagATTTTCCAACAAGAGCGTTGTTGCAGGAAATTAGACAAGAAGAACTGGGCACCTAGTTCGAAAAGGCATACCACAACAAACAGCGTGATGCAGAGACCACGGGGTGCTCTCACCGTTGCAGCCGTCGGCGTTCTTACAGGTTTTCGCAACAATAGTATTGTTGCAGGAATACATAGGAGAAGCTGGAGATGTTTGGTCATATTGCAATGAAGGTTTTGCAATGAGAGTCTTGTTACGGAAAATAAAGAAGAAGTTTTGCATCAAGGGTTTTGTTGCAAAAAATATAGAAGAATATTTTTTTTGCAACAGGGTCTTGTTACGGTATATCATAGAAGAGAAGATTTTGCAACAGAGGTCTTGTTACACAAAATTAGAGAAGAAGGAATTTTGTAACATGTCTCTGCtgcagaaagttagagaagaaaagATTGTCCAACAAGAGCGTTGTTGCAGGAAATTAGACAAGAAGAACTGGGCACCTGGTTCGAAAAGGCATACCGCAACAAACAGCGTGATGCAGAGACCACGGGGTGCTCTCACCGTTGCAGCCGTCGGCGTTCTTACAGGTTTTCGCAACAATAGTATTATTGCAGGAATACATAGGAGAAGCTGGAGATGTTTGGTCATATTGCAATGAAGGTTTTGCAACGAGATTCTTGTTACGGAAAATAAAGAAAAAGTTTTGCATCAAGGGTTTTGTTGCAAAAAATTAGAGAAGAATATTTTTTGCAACAAGGTCTTGTTGCGGTATATCAACGAAGAGAAGATTTTGCAACAGAGGTCTTGTTACACAAAATTAGAGAAAAAGGATTTTTGTAACATGACTCTTACTGCAGAAAGTTAGAGAATAAAATATTTTCCAACCAGAGTGTTGTTGCAGGAAATTAAACAAGAAGAACGGACGGCACAATCGGACGGCTCGCGAGGCGGTGGATGCCCGATGACGCGTAGCATGGCCCAATTAATATGGATACGAGGGTGAAAACTGAAAAAATAGCGGGCCTCGTGGTGGGCTGCCCGGTGCATGGACCGGGTCCTTGTGTGCGCTGAGCAGGAGCGGGCTTTGTAAAGTGCGAAGGCGCGGGGTCAGCGTGCCTGCCATCCGGCGAGTGACGCCTCCATTCAAAATGAATCGTGTCGGTCTCGGTAACGACCCACCCGCGCGTGCCGCGTGGTATGGCACAGGGGGAGCGGAAGAGACGAACGGCATTCGCTTTGCCTCGCTATCCACCCGTTCACAGAATCAACCGATCTTGATTGGGACCTGAGAAGAAAAGGAGTCCACGGATTTTGGAACCTAAACCGAGAACAACTCTATGTTTGCAGGAGTTTCGAAGAAATTTCCGAAGGGCTCGTGCAACGTTTCACACCCGTGGAATCTGGGACAACATTTTTCTATGCTTTTTTTGACACCAAACATTTTATATCCTTATgactaagggcatcttcaacggcaACCTATAAATATCTTCCCACATCTGTCCGTTGACATGGGACCAGTCCACGGATACGGATGTGGGAGGGCCATCCAATGCTAgccgcatatatttcaaaccacATTTTAACTAATCGGATAAAATTCATGCAAAGTGGCCGATACTAATCAAAGTTCGGATAGAAAACAACACAAATCATCCGTACATAGCATGCAAACTAAGTCTAGTACAACAATGTCTGAACACTTGATCTGTGCATTGTGTCATTGCCGAACATACAACTTAGCTATGCTAACATTTGAACATCATGTGATTCACCACATGTATAAAGAACATCCAGAGAATTGATATTTGCCAAACTTCAAAATGAGTATAGGGAGCATCCACAGAATATATTAACAACAAAAATCAAAAGAAAGAAGCTTCTTGGGGCACATCCAACATAACAAAACCATCGAGCAGGTTTTAGGTTTTGTAACTTAGAAAACAACATCATAACAGAGAAGGTCGCCCAAGCAAGGTCATTCCTcttctgcaaaaaaaaaaaagcaagGTCGTTCCTGCTACCATTGCAATTGCAGTTCCATATCATGTGGATTGCAGATAATTAGATTAGGACAAGCAACATTCCATACAGTTCATGCATTCTGATGATCAGATCATGCAAGACACCAAAAGATTTAGGAGAATCCTGGAATTAAATTTCTTCCATTTTGGGATGACTGACTCTCAGAACAAAGTACTAAACCGTACGGTATTTTGAAACATGGCAAATTATAGTTCAACCATTTCCAGCTAGGTTTACATGGTTCTAAGTGAATAACAGTTACCAAGTCCTTAGAGGATCTACAGTCAGACTTGGCAAATCCGACCCACTATACGTCTACAGACGCTCCTGGGCAAGCCCGCGGGTGTATCCGGACGGGCCCTTATAATTCACTCCCAGCATTCACATATCTCAAATCTGGACTCTCAAATCCATGCAaatccatgcacgtcgatcataaAAGTCAATGTCGTACATAAATAACAAATGTTGGTACTGAGCATAGATAgtgtttacataaaatttattCTAAGTGCACAACTAAAGCATTAGCTCCTTGGTTTTCATTGTGGGCCCACATGTGCTCCACAAGATCATTGGGTAGCTGTGTGTACATATGATGATCTTGAAGATTCTGATGCATCTGCTGAAAATTCATAAGCTGAGCCACATCTTGATATTTCAGGATTTCAACTTGTTCTCCAGGTGCTTCAAAATCATTGGTTTGGGATACACCATCACCCTCATCCTCGGCAATCATATTGTGCAGAATAACACAATATGTCATCAACTACcacaaagtttctgattctcacatCATTGCAGCGCTCTACACAATTCCCCAacgagattgaagcacaccaaatgccctctcgacatcctttctagcCGCTTTCCGCATTGTTGCAAAGTGGCTCTGTTTATTGCCATGCGGTTCGAATATGGTCTTCACAAACACCACCCACTGAGGTTAGATACCATCGGCAACATAGTATCACATGTTGTAGTCTCGACCGTTGACGGTGTAGTTGCACGGCGGTGATTTCTCATTGCAAAGCCTCCTGAACACCGGAGATCGTTGAAGGACGTTGATGTCGTTGTGAAAACCCGACATTCCAAAGAAAGCACGCGAAACCCATAAGTCatgtgatgccaccgcttctagTATGATGGTGGCATCTCTGGTGCTATCTTGATACATTCCCCGCAAACCTTTAGGACAGTTTTTCCcttgccaatgcatgcaatcaattgatccGAACATTCTTAGAAACCCCCTTGCCTCTCCAATAGCCAACAACTTCTTCGTGtcctgcacatttggttctccgaGATACTCAGGTCTAAACACCTCCACCACAGCAGGAGAGTGGATTGCTCTACCAGAGCTGGCGGCGCAGAGGCTAGGAACGGCTGCGGAGTGCGCGCGGCGGCGGAGCTGCGAGACGAGCGACGTGGAGGAGGAAAAAGAAAGAAGATAGCAAATGGATCCGACAGGTCTAGGGGGTGGAATTGGTGTAATTTACGATGGGATCGGGCTGTCGGATCCGACATAGCGGACATGTTCAGACGCCCCATATCCATCCCATATTTGGGTTGGATATAAGGTGTCAGTCAGCTCGGACGTTTGAGGCCTGTTTGAGAAAGACATCTAGGTTGAAAAATCGTGACCAAACAGTAATCGGACAGCCTGCCCGAACGTATGGGGCCGATTTGTGCGCccgattgtagatgctcttacGAATTAAAGGTGCACAAAAAAGTTCGCTTGCTATCCTTTTCCCAGGTGATGTTCACCGGTTATCATTACCCTGGAGTTTTCCCAGTTGGGTGTATTCTCCCTTGCTGGTTTACCGGTTGGCAACCAGCGCAAATCTCTCCCTTCCTCTTAAGTTCGTATTCGTAACTTTGTTTTTCTCCAACTTTATTATAGGCTTATAGCATCCTGCTGTCTTTAtaagtaaataaaaatagaaataaaatgacatgtaaatcATCACCATTACATACAAAATATTTGTGTCTGTATTGCAAGTTTGCAACACACAAACAATTATATCTAGCCAAACAATATAATACTATGATACGACTCTCCATAAACAAGCGCTAGGCGCACAGGTTGACACACACAGCATATACCATACACACACATCGTTCTTATTCAAACGGAGGCCAAACCAAGGCGCCGTGGAAGGATCACTTCACCCCACTCCGCGTGGCATCAAACCAATATGATGCTGCTGCGATGCCACTTATTCTAGCGAGGAGTGGAGCGAGCGCCCCCCGTCCATCATAGCTCGAGGAACACAAACTCCTCGACGGCCGGGATGGCCCCAATCTTCTCGAGCGTCTTCTTGTCCGGCTCCTCGTCCACGCCGATGGCCATGATCGCCTGCTTGCCACGGGAGGTGCGGCCGACGCTCATGAAGCTGACGTTCACGTTCCTCTCCCCGAGGATGTTCCCGACCTTGCCGATCATCCCGGGCTGGTCGACCTGCCGGCACAGGATCAGGTTCCCCTCCAGGCTGACGTCGACCTCGTAGGGCCCGACGACGGTCAGGTGGGGCACGCCGTACTTGACCCTGCCGACCACGACGATGTCCCCGCCGTCGCTGATCGCCCCGGCGAACCTGGACTGCACGTGCGAAAGGCGCACCTGGATGGACTCCAGCGGCGCCTCGGCGGCGGCGTTGTCGTGGGAGACCCGCTCCTCGGCGatgcgcaggccgcgctgcttCGCCGTGTAGTCCGCGTTCACGAGGTTGACGAAGGTGCTGGACACGGGCTCCACGATGCCCTTGGTGACCATCGCCCGGAGGAGCCTCGTGTCGAGGTCGTCGGGGTCCCTGGCTGAGGTGTACACCaccttgacgcccttgatgccgcTCTCCCCGGCGACGAGCTGCACTGCCAGCCTCCCCAGCTTCTCCGCCAGGGAAACATACGGAGCTAGCTCTGACATGACCTGTAAAAGGAAGAAACAGATTCAGAAGAAAGATTTGCCGCATAATCACAGTCTATCACCGACATCTCAACTTCTCAAGAAGCTTCGTGCGTACCTCTGCTGGGACCATGGGAGCATTCACGGCGGTCGCTGCGAGCTCACCTCTCAGTGCGCCGCCGACGGCTTCAGCAATTTCGATGGCGACGccttcctgcaatgcggcaagttCAGGTGCGTTGGTACCTCAAAAAGAGCGGCAAGTGGTTTGATTACATCCACTGAAACATTTATCGTAGCCAAGACGCCGACCTGCGCCTCCACTGTGCTTGCTCCAAGATGGGGCGTGACAGTGACATTCTCATGAAGAACCAGCTTGCTGTCCTTCGCCGGGGGCTCCACAGTGAAAACATCAAGAGCTGCCTGATCCAGATTGGCAAACAAAACCTCCACCTTTCAGAGAAATCTCCACACCGGCGAGCCAGAAGAAAGCTGAGAAGAGGAAGCTTCGAATCACCTGAGCAACTTTACCGGAGTCCAGTGCCCTGACCAGAGCATCCTCATCGATCACTCCGCCCCTGGCCACATTGACGATCCGCACGCCGGTCTTCATCTTCCCGAAGGATTCGTCGTTGAAGACCTTGGATGTCGCCGGGGTGAGCGGCATGTGGAGGGAGATGAAGTCTGCCTTGgcgatggcctcctcgaaggacacCAGCTCTGCTCCAATGGCACGGGCCTTATCGGCCGGGGCATAGGGGTCATGGGCAATCACATGCATCCCTAGCCCTTTCGCTCGCCTTGCCACCTCTGAGCCAACCTTTCCAAAGCCCATGATGGCAAGAGTCTTTCCAACTAGGGAAACTCCAACGTACTTGGCTCTTTGCCATTTGCCTGTGGGAAATCAGTTCAATACTTTTATTAGTAAGAATGAACGAGTTCACTCGCATCACCTGTGGAATTTTTTTGCTTTTGTATTCCGTGATTAAAAGTTACTCCCTCCATCCCGAATTACTCGTCGCTCAAACAGATGATCTAGCACtacaatatgtctagatacatccgtttgagcgacaagtaattccaCGAAGGAAGTATTTAAGTGTTAAGTTTATGCGACAATGTAAACATGCAAGATAGGAGCATAATCAATTTGACATATCTAGATTGGAAACActgctaagggcctctttgattcgtagggttTTGAAAATGTAGGAATAGAAAAAGTATAGGGTTGAAGTTTCATGCCCACTTGAATGTTAGCAACAGGATTTCCCCACACTCTGTTACACCCTCCCTTGGGGGACCCAGTTGTTAAACGGCGAGGTGAATTCATCGTTAAAACTTCATGGTAAAAAACTGAAAATACCTACTAGATAGTTAGATAGGATCATATAGCAACTTTTGCAGGCAAAACAAAGGCAGCCTACATCCATCGAATTTCCTCCTTGACAACGCATaattttgtttggcttcataagtgCCAGAAAGCAACAAGTTCCAAAATATCAGAGACCAATTTTGCCTCTACATGTAGCACTAAATTTTTGCCACATAGCAGATGAAAATGCTAAAGTTGAACAGGGATCATATTCCCCACTAAGCTGAGGTATCATGCTTGGGACCCATCAAATTTTATTAGTTTCATATTGCCAAAATAGTTTTGCACAGATTCCTCAGTACGAAAAAGGCATCATCCTGCTGAATTTGCAACCGCTTATCACGAGAAAGGTAAAGCCCAACGAAAGTGGACCAGAGAATCTAAAATTATATTCCACTTCCGTTGCTGCTATTTAGTAGTACTACTAAGTAGCAATCATGACATTCAATAGTTTTCATACATATTCACTTTAGTACGCTTCAGTGTGTGATTACACTTAGATTCGCAAAGATGTTGAAAGCATAACTTCCTACTATCTGAACTAATCCCAGAAAGCAAAGACTCCTCACCCACAGCTTTGATGCACCCCTTTTGGCTACACTGGTAAGCTGTCATGATCTTCAAACAGACTTCAGAGACACACAAAAGATGCAATATACTGTACTCAATCAATCACCCACGGCAAGCAGGTCGTCGATATCACAACCAAAATGTCATCTGAAGGCTCTTACCAAATACATTGTTCATTTTCCGTTGTAACGGTTCATCATACTGATACAGTTGGGTTATGGGGGTCATGCGTGTGTACTTTTCCTCCGTTTTCAACACAAAGAGGGAGGTACATTTGTTTATTTTTGGATTTGAGTGCATACAGCTATTACAAAGTGATTAAAAGGAAATCAAACTAGAGATTAATGCTCTCGTGGAGTCACCCTGACAATTGATCTGCTTTTTTTTGAGCTGAAACCGTAGAACAGTCGTTCTATGGTAATTTTATTAAATATTATAACTTGCTAATGGGGCATTTTTTATGTTCACAAGTCGAAGGCTGATTTTTCGAAGAAAACCTATCCTGAATATCGTCGGCTCAATCATTGCTGGCTAGTAAAGCGAAGAGCAAAATACTATAATCCCAAAGCAAGCACACGAGCAAACCTCAATTGATCATACGTACTACTAGCTTGTGTGGTTTTTACTTGACTGATCACTACCCTTATATCAGAAAACAGCAAATCTAATTTCCACTGTATGAGCtgacagaaaaagagagaaggtagcAAGGGACAATTATTTCATGGATCAAGACACGTACGCAAGCCTGTGGTCACGACGGCTTCTTTGGTGGTGCCAGCCTAGAAAAATGCGGGTCCTAGCGACGTGGCGGTGTTCATAGGACGCAATAATTTAACATAGGCTCCAACGGAGAGATTCAATCGCCGTCATGCAGAATTTACTTTTGAGCTTTAGTGGTTACTTTTTTATAGCATGCCGCTTCATCCACCTCCGCTTTGGTTCGCCGGCTATTACCCTCTTTGATACGACAACCGTTGCTTTCTACTACTAGCATTGATCCTAAGTATTGAAAGGTGTCCGTCTTAGATACAATATGTCCATGTAAAGTCTAAATTTACCTTTCTCTCGCACCCAACACCACTAAAGTGACACCACCAAATTGGAAATTTAATCACGTGTTCCTATTCTGAGGAGGAGTGAGCGCCAAAGATTATTTGTGGTGTTAATCTGCCGCCCTCCTTCAGAATCGGACGTCGATGTCAAAAATAGTGCTAAAATCTGGAACAATGGCAACTAAAACGGACGTAACTAAACACCATCACAAATGAAGCGATCGGTCACTCACCGGCCTTGAGCGCGGCGTCCGCCTGCGAGACGTTGCGGGCCATGCAGGCGAGCAGCGCGATGCCATGCTCCGCCGCGGCGACGGTGTTGGCCGTGGGGGCGTTCACGACGAGGCACCCCGCCTCCGTCGCCGCCTGCAGGTCCACGTTGTCTATCCCGACGCCGGCCCGGCCGACCACCCGCAGCCGCCCGCGCCCCGCCTCCAGCACCCCCCTCGTCACCTTGGTGCCGCTCCGCACGATGAGCGCGTCGAACTGCGCCACCTTGGCCAGGAGCTCGGCGGGGGACATGCCGTACGCGCACTCCACGTCCGCGAACTGACGCAGCACCTCCAGCCCGGCCTCGCCCAGCTTCTCCGCCACGAGGACCGCAGGCTTCGCCAGCGGCGCCGAGTCCGACACGGAGTGCGAGATCCGGCGCTTCGGCTcagcagaggtcaccggcacagtggCCGCCGGCGACGACAGGATCGCGCTCCGGGCGCGGAGAGCGCCGGAGCGCGCGAACGGGATCGAGGGCGCGGCGAGGCGGGCCGGCGCCGCTCTCGTGAAGGTCCGGCTCGCAACCCCGTGCGGGCTCGAGAGGAGGGCGCGTGAGGCGGACATGTTCAATCAGGCTCGTGCCTCACGCCGGTGATATCTGGTTACCGGAAGAGAGGGAGGCGGAGGAACAAGACTGGTCTTTTCTCTGTTGAGGCAAAGTAGGAGGAGCAACGATTGGCTGGTTAACGCGAGGGTATGGGGAAGTTGGTGGAGGTTATTTTGGGGAAATAAATTTTGACGGGTGGATGGGGCCGGAAATTATTGCTTGGGGGCCCTGGAAATGCAATACATGGATTAAGACATGAGAGGAACACACCAGGAAACAAAGCTCAAAAGTGGAGAAGTACCCCCAAAGCAAGCCCTCTGCAACACAGATGGCTCCAGATTGTATAAACCTCCATCGTCCACGTGCCAGGGATCACGTGGGGGGATGGCGCATCGCCCTCGTCGGAGTTGGAAGACGGCAAGCCGCTCTGCCCCGAGAGCGATGAAGCCATGTCTGGCTGAGGCAAGCAGCAAGCGGGGAGAGTATTTTGAAGTACAAGAACGTTGGGGTGGGATGCTAGTACTTAAACTAGGGTTGCTAAACTGATCAACAGAGCCTTAAATACATCACAGAACAAAAAGTCTCTGAGAAAAATTCCCTTCTATTAAGCGATAAAAAGCAATTGACGAAGTCAGCAGAAAGTCCGTGAAGGAAGGGACCAAACTTCGACTCGATCCACATGGATGAGCATGCCGTACcgcgttgctccgggcggcggcgccACCCGGCGGTTGGGTGCCAAGAAGCCCTGCATCTCCTTCACCTTCCAGCACCGCGCGGCAGCACCCATAGCATGTGCTTGGTGGGAATGTGGGCGACATCCCATGCCCAGAGCCAGCAGACAAAAGTCTTGGTGTCGCCACGCTCGAGCGTTCTGTCGAGAAAGTCCACGCGCACCTTGTCGCGAAGGAGACCACGCCTTTCAGGGACCAGTACTGCATCTGCACCTTCTCGATGACGACCCTGGCGTGGAGGTTGAAGTTGCCGAAGCCCGCATGGTCATGCTCATGCCACGACGCAATGTTGAAGACGGCGCCATCGACTCGGAATGGACCTGCGCCTGGCAGCGTTGACGTGGTCCGCCGGCTGGCTGAAGATAATGAATAAATGCTCCGGATGGTGAGCCGTCAAGTCAGCAAACTCTACCGCCCCCTTGTAGCGCTACCACAGGCGGCCACATAAGACAACTCCGATCCCCGCGGCGATTCGGTGGAGGCGTTCTTCGCCGCCGCCAAGAAGCCATTGGCAACCTAGGCCGCGGTAGACTGCATGGCCAACGAGCTGCAGGCAGCGGCTAATGCTGCGGTCGCAGCCCCGCTGGACTTCATCAACAGTGAGCAGAAGGAAAGTGTGGGTCCCGAAGACCAGCTGGATGTGTTTGGCCCCATGCTCTCTGGCCCACGGGCGAGCCCAGTCAATTTCCACCGCCAAGCCCCACCACCCGCATGCACCATGGAGGTCCAACTAGGCGCGGTCACCCGCCAGGTCTGCCAGCTAGAAACCGTCGGCGACGAGGAGAGCATCTAGCCCCGCCGCCTCTTTCGAGACATCCCGACTCTAGTCTTCGCCAACGCGCCTCCCCAACACCCCACAGTCCTGCCCAAGTCGTGTGCTGCCTCGGTCCCCGTCGCCACAACGCGCGCCAGGCTGCGATCGCGTCCAAGGCCACAGTGGCTCACTGAGCTTCTCTTCGCATTGTCAAGGAGCTCGGGCTGCTTAGGCCAAAGGAGAAGATGACTACTAAAGTGGCAGAGGCGCTAACTCACCGTTTTGATTGGGGGCAATCATATTCGGAGTGGGCTGAAATTAAGAAAAAACTTTAAACTTATTTTGCCTCTCGCCGTCaagaacaaatagaaaaagaattggctcaaagAAAAGAAGTCTTGCCAATtggtaaaagcaaaaaagaatgacGATTTGAAGAGTGAAAGTGTACAATTGAAATGGCTGAATCAACTAGTGTGTGTTTTGAATCCATCATATCCAAAAAGGCAAGTATCATTATGAAAGAGCATGGCAAGTATGGCAAAACAACCGTGTTTGATTTTTCTAAagtgaacctacttcctgccctatgagtttcgtccCATAGAAATTGATGAGCCTAAAGGACGAGAGCAAGTAGCTGAACAAAGTTTGATTGACAAAGATCTTCGAAGTAGTGATGCACAGAATCAAGAAAAAGAGGACTGCAAG
The Triticum dicoccoides isolate Atlit2015 ecotype Zavitan chromosome 3A, WEW_v2.0, whole genome shotgun sequence genome window above contains:
- the LOC119267601 gene encoding D-3-phosphoglycerate dehydrogenase 3, chloroplastic-like, which encodes MSASRALLSSPHGVASRTFTRAAPARLAAPSIPFARSGALRARSAILSSPAATVPVTSAEPKRRISHSVSDSAPLAKPAVLVAEKLGEAGLEVLRQFADVECAYGMSPAELLAKVAQFDALIVRSGTKVTRGVLEAGRGRLRVVGRAGVGIDNVDLQAATEAGCLVVNAPTANTVAAAEHGIALLACMARNVSQADAALKAGKWQRAKYVGVSLVGKTLAIMGFGKVGSEVARRAKGLGMHVIAHDPYAPADKARAIGAELVSFEEAIAKADFISLHMPLTPATSKVFNDESFGKMKTGVRIVNVARGGVIDEDALVRALDSGKVAQAALDVFTVEPPAKDSKLVLHENVTVTPHLGASTVEAQEGVAIEIAEAVGGALRGELAATAVNAPMVPAEVMSELAPYVSLAEKLGRLAVQLVAGESGIKGVKVVYTSARDPDDLDTRLLRAMVTKGIVEPVSSTFVNLVNADYTAKQRGLRIAEERVSHDNAAAEAPLESIQVRLSHVQSRFAGAISDGGDIVVVGRVKYGVPHLTVVGPYEVDVSLEGNLILCRQVDQPGMIGKVGNILGERNVNVSFMSVGRTSRGKQAIMAIGVDEEPDKKTLEKIGAIPAVEEFVFLEL